The following proteins come from a genomic window of Halobaculum sp. MBLA0147:
- a CDS encoding metal-dependent hydrolase, which translates to MLFPTHLLAAALLDRVTRLSPWWLVVGAAVPDLLDKPLASLGVFELFHTVGHSALVAVPVALALATRGARSRAVAVGWLSHLALDTLHVVVNGRPTDAYSLAWPLTRPPTPLGIPPGEFFWYYLGSPSFVLEVGIWLVGTAVLWRRFDSPTSTSQ; encoded by the coding sequence GTGTTGTTTCCGACCCACCTCCTGGCCGCCGCGCTGTTGGACCGTGTCACCCGACTCTCCCCGTGGTGGCTGGTCGTCGGCGCGGCCGTGCCCGACCTGCTCGACAAACCGCTCGCGTCGCTGGGCGTGTTCGAGCTGTTCCACACAGTCGGCCACTCTGCACTCGTCGCGGTGCCGGTCGCACTCGCGCTGGCGACGCGGGGGGCGCGTAGCCGCGCGGTCGCAGTCGGGTGGCTCTCGCACCTCGCACTCGACACGCTCCACGTCGTGGTCAACGGCCGCCCGACGGACGCTTACTCGTTGGCGTGGCCACTCACTCGACCGCCGACGCCGCTGGGTATCCCACCGGGAGAGTTCTTCTGGTACTACCTCGGCTCGCCGTCGTTCGTCCTCGAGGTCGGGATCTGGCTGGTCGGTACCGCCGTCCTCTGGCGACGCTTCGACTCGCCGACGAGCACGTCGCAGTGA
- a CDS encoding ABC transporter ATP-binding protein, producing the protein MSREDPPPLSDAFDRHSDTTRPLFALGRSLTDRTLLVATAAVVTVCWRLANLVPPYLLGVGIDAFVGPADEDLAVALLPQSVVPEERAGQYLLLVGLFGTVVVTRVVADVARHLSWRWLQQSVLHDLRVAAYDAVQRLDLAVFETERTGDVMSVLNNDVNRLQTFLNDGAQQILQTASFFLVTLAIMLGLHWQLTLVLVGFVPVMLGLVYGYKRLIEPWYDDRRAAVGRLNAHLQTVVGGIQTVKASTNESQERERLATNSRRFWRADWNAAKLTAVFFPGRELVSSLVMLTTITVGGWWVVVGPPLIFTRPLSPGTFVTFYFFGQMFVSQSSRLGDITDTYTDAAASAKRVFGLLDYPVSVTDDPDAVTLDDVRGEIVFDGVTFIYPGESEPAVEDVTVDIDANDYVGLVGPTGAGKSTLLKLLLRFYEPEAGRISLDGIDVSEITLDSLRGAVGYVGQDATIMSATVRENVAYGHDEAVSDEAVRRAAERANAHRFVTELEDGYETEVGERGTRLSGGQRQRIAIARAILSDPDVLLLYEATSHVDNRTELLIQEGLSELTADRTTVAVAHRLSTIRDADEIVVFDDGRIVERGDHETLVKRDGLYAELWQVHTGERTSVPELASTPGGTSRE; encoded by the coding sequence ATGTCTCGCGAGGACCCTCCACCACTGTCGGACGCGTTCGACCGTCACTCGGACACCACGCGGCCGCTGTTCGCCCTCGGTCGCTCCCTGACCGATCGGACACTGCTCGTCGCGACCGCGGCAGTCGTGACCGTGTGTTGGCGGCTCGCGAACCTCGTGCCGCCGTATCTGCTGGGCGTCGGGATCGACGCCTTCGTGGGTCCGGCCGACGAGGACCTCGCCGTCGCACTCCTCCCACAGTCGGTCGTCCCGGAGGAGCGAGCGGGCCAGTACCTCCTCTTGGTGGGTCTGTTCGGCACGGTCGTCGTCACGCGCGTCGTGGCCGACGTGGCACGCCACCTGTCGTGGCGGTGGCTCCAACAGTCCGTCCTCCACGACCTACGCGTGGCGGCGTACGACGCCGTCCAACGGCTCGATCTCGCAGTCTTCGAGACCGAGCGTACCGGCGACGTGATGAGCGTGTTGAACAACGACGTGAACCGACTCCAGACGTTCCTGAACGACGGCGCACAGCAGATCCTCCAGACCGCCTCCTTCTTCCTGGTCACGCTGGCGATCATGCTCGGACTCCACTGGCAACTGACGCTCGTGCTCGTCGGATTCGTTCCGGTGATGCTCGGGCTCGTCTACGGCTACAAGCGACTGATCGAGCCGTGGTACGACGACAGGCGTGCCGCCGTCGGTCGACTGAACGCACACCTCCAGACGGTCGTCGGCGGCATCCAGACGGTCAAGGCGTCCACCAACGAGTCACAGGAGCGTGAGCGACTCGCGACCAACTCGCGACGGTTCTGGCGTGCAGACTGGAACGCGGCGAAACTCACGGCGGTGTTCTTCCCCGGCCGAGAACTCGTCTCCTCGCTCGTGATGCTGACGACGATCACCGTCGGTGGCTGGTGGGTCGTCGTCGGACCGCCGTTGATCTTCACGAGACCCCTCTCGCCCGGGACGTTCGTCACCTTCTACTTCTTCGGACAGATGTTCGTCAGTCAGTCGTCGCGACTCGGCGACATCACGGACACGTACACGGACGCGGCAGCCTCTGCGAAGCGGGTGTTCGGACTGCTCGACTACCCAGTGTCCGTGACCGACGACCCGGACGCGGTGACGCTCGACGACGTGCGTGGTGAGATCGTCTTCGACGGCGTGACCTTCATCTACCCGGGCGAGTCGGAGCCGGCGGTCGAGGACGTGACCGTCGACATCGACGCGAACGACTACGTCGGTCTCGTCGGCCCGACCGGTGCCGGGAAGTCGACGCTGTTGAAGCTCCTCTTGCGGTTCTACGAGCCCGAGGCGGGCCGGATCTCACTCGACGGGATCGACGTGAGCGAGATCACACTCGACAGTCTCAGAGGGGCCGTCGGCTACGTCGGTCAGGACGCGACCATCATGAGTGCGACCGTCAGAGAGAACGTCGCGTACGGCCACGACGAGGCGGTGTCCGACGAAGCGGTGCGACGGGCGGCCGAACGCGCGAACGCACACCGGTTCGTCACGGAGCTCGAGGACGGCTACGAGACGGAGGTGGGCGAACGCGGGACACGACTCTCCGGCGGCCAACGACAGCGCATCGCCATCGCACGGGCGATCCTCAGTGATCCCGACGTGCTGCTCCTCTACGAGGCGACGAGCCACGTCGACAACCGGACCGAACTCCTGATTCAGGAGGGGCTCTCGGAGTTGACCGCCGACCGGACGACCGTCGCGGTCGCACACCGACTCTCCACGATCCGTGACGCCGACGAGATCGTCGTGTTCGACGACGGCCGGATTGTCGAACGTGGCGACCACGAGACACTGGTCAAGCGAGACGGACTGTACGCCGAGTTGTGGCAGGTCCACACCGGGGAACGGACTTCGGTGCCCGAACTGGCGTCGACTCCGGGTGGTACCTCTCGGGAGTGA
- a CDS encoding S49 family peptidase, with translation MSRSTPSSGGSVYVLAVVVGLLASAVLAPVAFQATQPAEPDRVMVLTYDGGIRGTQVDEAVDSLREARTNESIRGVVIEMNSPGGGVTASERLYKAVKHTSNELPVAVAIKAQAASGGYYGSIAADRIFTQPSAIVGSVGVFTSKDIAAPSSIVRSSPDKAQNRDETTRRTVEELQGTFVASVLKERGPNSDHGGTTIQVDRSEVEMAHTYLGSRAVENGFADELGDTRDATAWVADQAGLDSYEVVRKDTNPFGGFFLLQTSEGTQVVVKDGQTLRTTQTQYYALAPERVPTIVASEYDGAGTAAASDDSDSESDEAAPSARDGAPALGGVDA, from the coding sequence ATGTCACGCTCAACACCGAGTTCGGGAGGGTCCGTCTACGTCCTCGCAGTCGTAGTCGGGCTCCTCGCGAGTGCAGTCCTCGCTCCGGTCGCCTTCCAGGCGACCCAACCCGCCGAACCCGACCGCGTCATGGTGCTCACCTACGACGGTGGCATCAGGGGGACGCAGGTCGACGAGGCGGTCGACTCCCTCCGCGAGGCACGGACGAACGAGTCGATCAGAGGCGTCGTAATCGAGATGAACAGCCCCGGTGGCGGTGTGACCGCCTCCGAACGACTGTACAAGGCGGTGAAACACACTAGCAACGAACTGCCGGTTGCCGTCGCGATCAAAGCACAGGCGGCCTCGGGCGGCTACTACGGCTCCATCGCCGCAGACCGGATCTTCACCCAACCCTCGGCGATCGTCGGGAGCGTCGGCGTGTTCACCTCGAAGGACATCGCGGCTCCGAGTTCCATCGTCCGCAGTAGCCCGGACAAGGCTCAGAACCGCGACGAGACTACGCGACGGACCGTCGAGGAACTCCAGGGGACGTTCGTCGCGAGCGTCCTGAAGGAGCGCGGGCCGAACTCCGACCACGGCGGGACCACGATCCAGGTCGACCGGTCGGAAGTCGAGATGGCACACACATACCTCGGATCGCGGGCCGTGGAGAACGGCTTCGCCGACGAACTCGGCGACACCCGCGACGCGACCGCCTGGGTCGCAGATCAGGCCGGGCTCGACTCGTACGAAGTCGTCCGGAAGGACACGAACCCCTTCGGCGGGTTCTTCCTCCTCCAGACCAGCGAGGGGACACAGGTCGTCGTGAAGGACGGGCAGACGCTCCGCACGACGCAGACGCAGTACTACGCGTTGGCTCCCGAACGCGTCCCGACCATCGTCGCCAGCGAGTACGACGGTGCCGGGACTGCGGCGGCGAGCGACGACAGCGACTCGGAGTCCGACGAGGCGGCCCCGTCTGCGCGTGACGGGGCCCCCGCACTCGGAGGTGTCGACGCATGA
- a CDS encoding 6-pyruvoyl tetrahydropterin synthase family protein: MNERIQSPEGDPDSDAGATGSDEETPNADLRATAGARTLTVGGQRPVRISSGHRIRHHDGKCSRPHGHNYEVFVRLRGELTDDGWVADKGTVTEVIDEWDHRFLLERGDPLIEAFAESGDEEAVVVLEAPPTAEVMSAVLERKIAERVPDTVSEVAVTVRETHELGAAGSLE, encoded by the coding sequence GTGAACGAGAGAATACAGTCACCCGAGGGTGACCCCGACTCGGACGCGGGTGCCACCGGGAGTGACGAGGAGACGCCGAACGCCGACCTCCGAGCGACGGCCGGGGCGCGGACGCTCACTGTCGGGGGACAGCGCCCCGTACGGATCAGTTCGGGGCACCGAATCCGACACCACGACGGGAAGTGTTCCCGACCACACGGCCACAACTACGAGGTGTTCGTCCGGCTCCGTGGCGAACTGACCGACGACGGGTGGGTTGCAGACAAGGGGACGGTCACGGAGGTGATCGACGAGTGGGACCACCGGTTCCTCCTCGAACGCGGCGACCCGCTGATCGAGGCGTTCGCCGAGAGTGGCGACGAGGAGGCCGTCGTCGTGCTCGAAGCGCCCCCCACCGCCGAGGTCATGAGCGCCGTCCTCGAACGGAAGATCGCCGAGCGGGTCCCGGACACGGTCTCGGAGGTCGCCGTCACCGTCCGCGAGACGCACGAACTCGGCGCCGCCGGCTCGCTGGAGTGA
- a CDS encoding 7-carboxy-7-deazaguanine synthase QueE — MPVNDDAETVTDPASVGATTDASGADPAADETPAGPALPINELFHSLQGEGKLAGVPTVFVRTSGCNLRCWFCDSYHTSWEPTHATMAVDEIVAEVESHDAEHVVVTGGEPMIHDDVEVLLARLDDAGYHTTVETNGTIHRDVAIDLASVSPKLASSTPTADRDPKGDGEWAERHERERIDLDALARLVEEYESQLKFVVTGPDDLPEIERLVERVRERASVPVPDSEVLLMPEGTTREELDETRRIVAELAAEHGYRYTPRIHVDVWNDAPGT, encoded by the coding sequence GTGCCGGTTAACGACGACGCCGAGACGGTCACCGATCCGGCCAGTGTGGGAGCCACTACCGACGCGTCCGGTGCAGATCCGGCCGCCGACGAGACACCGGCGGGACCGGCACTCCCGATCAACGAGTTGTTCCACTCGCTGCAGGGCGAGGGGAAGCTGGCGGGCGTGCCGACCGTCTTCGTCCGGACGAGCGGCTGTAACCTCCGGTGTTGGTTCTGTGACTCCTACCACACGTCGTGGGAGCCGACACACGCGACGATGGCGGTCGACGAGATCGTCGCCGAAGTCGAGAGCCACGACGCCGAGCACGTCGTCGTCACCGGCGGGGAGCCGATGATCCACGACGACGTCGAGGTGTTGCTCGCGCGACTCGACGACGCGGGCTACCACACCACCGTCGAGACGAACGGGACGATCCACCGCGACGTGGCGATCGACCTGGCGAGCGTGAGTCCGAAGCTCGCCTCCTCGACACCGACCGCCGACCGCGACCCGAAGGGTGACGGGGAGTGGGCGGAGCGGCACGAGCGCGAGCGGATCGACCTCGACGCGCTCGCTCGGCTCGTCGAGGAGTACGAGAGCCAACTGAAGTTCGTCGTCACGGGACCGGACGACCTCCCGGAGATCGAGCGACTCGTGGAGCGTGTCCGCGAGCGGGCGAGCGTCCCCGTTCCGGACTCGGAGGTGCTGTTGATGCCGGAGGGAACGACCCGCGAGGAACTCGACGAGACGCGCCGGATCGTCGCGGAGTTGGCGGCCGAGCACGGCTACCGCTACACACCTCGCATCCACGTCGACGTGTGGAACGACGCACCGGGGACGTGA
- the queC gene encoding 7-cyano-7-deazaguanine synthase QueC, giving the protein MHTDDTSDTTDQTADDSPATTEATDSVADDSPGAVVLVSGGMDSATAAYEARERGYDLYFLHTSYGQETETTELACAEALAEELDVADFLHVETSHLSRIGASSLTDDGIEIGDADLDDDEIPDSYVPFRNANLLSMAVSYAEANDCEAVFVGAHSEDYSGYPDCRPEFFEAFQTVVDVGTKPDTEIAVEAPFTDWSKTDIAARGDELGVPYEITWSCYRDHEPACGTCDACAYRLKSFQENDLRDPIEYAERPTYAD; this is encoded by the coding sequence ATGCACACCGACGACACGAGCGACACGACGGACCAGACAGCCGACGACAGTCCCGCCACGACCGAGGCGACGGACTCGGTAGCCGACGACAGCCCCGGTGCGGTCGTCTTGGTCTCCGGCGGGATGGACAGCGCGACGGCGGCCTACGAGGCACGCGAGCGGGGGTACGACCTCTACTTCCTGCACACCTCCTACGGACAGGAGACGGAGACGACGGAACTCGCCTGTGCGGAGGCGTTGGCCGAGGAGCTGGACGTGGCAGACTTCCTCCACGTGGAGACGAGTCACCTCTCGCGGATCGGCGCGTCGAGTCTAACGGACGACGGGATCGAGATCGGTGACGCAGACTTGGACGACGACGAGATTCCGGACTCGTACGTCCCGTTCAGGAACGCCAACCTCCTCTCGATGGCCGTCTCCTACGCCGAGGCGAACGACTGCGAGGCGGTGTTCGTGGGTGCCCACAGCGAGGACTACTCCGGCTACCCAGACTGTCGCCCGGAGTTCTTCGAGGCGTTCCAGACGGTCGTCGACGTGGGGACGAAACCGGACACCGAGATCGCCGTCGAGGCGCCGTTCACGGACTGGAGTAAGACGGACATCGCCGCCCGCGGCGACGAACTCGGCGTGCCCTACGAGATCACGTGGAGCTGTTACCGCGACCACGAGCCGGCCTGTGGCACCTGTGACGCCTGCGCGTACCGGCTGAAGTCGTTCCAGGAGAACGACCTCCGGGACCCGATCGAGTACGCCGAACGGCCGACGTACGCCGACTGA
- a CDS encoding type IV pilin, with product MKLDNLFTDDDRAVSPVIGVVLMVAITVILAAVIGSFVLNLSNQTNQAAPQASLDAELNSSADANFTLSHNGGETLASSETRIVVQSGGDSVTIEEDLPSNTEFSAGDSLEFDLGNSEASGLGWGGSFELTEAGTISSFGDEVTIRVIDTTSQQVVASIEL from the coding sequence ATGAAACTCGACAACCTGTTCACAGACGACGACCGTGCAGTCAGCCCCGTCATCGGGGTCGTCCTGATGGTGGCCATCACGGTCATCCTCGCGGCCGTCATCGGCTCGTTCGTACTGAACCTCAGCAACCAGACTAACCAGGCCGCGCCGCAGGCTTCGCTGGACGCGGAATTGAACAGTAGTGCGGATGCAAACTTCACCCTTTCACACAACGGCGGTGAAACCCTTGCCAGCAGCGAGACACGAATTGTCGTTCAGAGTGGAGGTGATTCGGTGACCATTGAGGAGGACCTCCCAAGTAACACTGAGTTCAGTGCCGGTGATTCACTGGAGTTTGACCTGGGTAACAGCGAAGCTTCGGGATTGGGTTGGGGAGGTTCTTTCGAACTCACTGAGGCTGGCACTATAAGCAGTTTCGGTGATGAGGTCACAATCAGGGTCATCGACACGACTTCACAACAAGTGGTGGCCTCTATCGAGTTGTAG
- a CDS encoding proteasome assembly chaperone family protein, which translates to MSTEPTFEVVVEPDTETGDRLVVGLANPGVVGLTVLDHVVREFDADQIGHVWTRNVATVTPFADGRPRRPIRLYAVPELDATVVLAEIAVSPVAAEAFAEALFGFADDADLGEVTAINAVPYPHGPADHAVFGVATDDYRDRHPAVVSAPSDGGVSGDETDAKTSGDETGGETSGEETDVDGADTEETVIRPLQRGFFDGIVGVLAGRGLDRDTPPVGVLVTPAHPPGPDFEASLLVIEALEALYGVAVDESRLREQFAEQQEYYARLSAELAELGDGEFEGREYAESGGMYM; encoded by the coding sequence ATGTCGACAGAGCCGACGTTCGAGGTCGTCGTTGAGCCGGATACAGAGACGGGCGACAGACTGGTGGTCGGGCTCGCGAACCCCGGCGTGGTCGGACTCACGGTGCTCGACCACGTCGTCCGCGAGTTCGACGCCGACCAGATCGGACACGTTTGGACGCGGAACGTCGCCACGGTGACGCCGTTCGCTGACGGACGGCCGCGGCGGCCGATCCGACTGTACGCTGTCCCGGAGTTGGACGCGACGGTCGTCCTCGCAGAGATCGCCGTCTCGCCCGTCGCGGCGGAGGCGTTCGCCGAGGCGCTGTTCGGGTTCGCGGACGACGCCGATCTCGGAGAGGTCACTGCGATCAACGCCGTCCCGTACCCCCACGGGCCGGCTGACCACGCCGTGTTCGGCGTCGCGACGGACGACTACCGCGACCGGCACCCGGCGGTGGTGTCAGCCCCCTCGGACGGCGGGGTGAGCGGAGACGAGACGGACGCAAAGACGAGTGGTGACGAGACGGGCGGCGAGACGAGCGGTGAGGAGACGGATGTCGACGGAGCGGACACAGAGGAGACGGTGATTCGGCCGCTCCAGCGCGGGTTCTTCGACGGCATCGTCGGGGTGCTCGCCGGGCGCGGGCTCGACCGAGACACCCCACCCGTCGGCGTACTCGTCACGCCCGCACACCCACCGGGGCCGGACTTCGAGGCGTCGCTGCTCGTCATCGAGGCGCTGGAAGCGCTGTACGGGGTTGCAGTCGACGAGTCACGGCTGCGCGAGCAGTTCGCCGAGCAGCAGGAGTACTACGCCAGACTCTCCGCGGAGTTGGCCGAGTTGGGTGACGGCGAGTTCGAGGGACGCGAGTACGCGGAGAGTGGCGGGATGTATATGTGA
- a CDS encoding winged helix-turn-helix domain-containing protein encodes MTDQPFGGALSALTHEIRVDILRELAAAGEPVPFSDLRDRVGVADPGRFNYHLREVARHFLTDTGEGYTLNYRSESLWVVAEDGASVESADGEAADRVRLETDECPVCGESECDRLVHVHLDGV; translated from the coding sequence GTGACCGACCAGCCGTTCGGGGGCGCACTGAGTGCGCTGACACACGAGATTCGTGTCGACATTCTCCGAGAACTCGCAGCCGCCGGCGAGCCGGTCCCGTTCAGCGACCTCCGGGACCGCGTCGGCGTCGCCGATCCCGGCCGGTTCAACTACCACCTCCGGGAGGTCGCGCGGCACTTCCTCACCGACACCGGCGAGGGGTACACCCTGAACTACCGCAGCGAGTCGCTGTGGGTCGTCGCCGAGGACGGGGCGAGTGTCGAGTCCGCCGACGGGGAAGCGGCCGACCGCGTCCGTCTCGAGACCGACGAGTGTCCCGTCTGTGGGGAGTCGGAGTGTGACCGGTTGGTCCACGTCCACCTCGACGGGGTCTGA
- a CDS encoding methyl-accepting chemotaxis protein has protein sequence MDANESTDGSRGERDVGDGERTAGVTDGGVSAGDVATLAEDHAELLSRVGTELSDAEDVIDQLSRSATDANDSSTAVVERADAARETADDAQSDIETAAESVAAAREELTTLSETVGRIEEITRVIGDIADQTNMLALNASIEAARAGGDAGDAGDGFAVVADEVKELAGEVQDQAGEIESVVAEVQAAVDDTAAHVSTAEEHTNGAAASIDDAVAEIDDIAERASETSESVDDVADATQRHADDVEVLADDLMDAISQARELRDRV, from the coding sequence ATGGACGCCAACGAGTCGACGGACGGGAGTCGTGGCGAGAGAGACGTGGGCGACGGCGAGCGGACGGCCGGCGTCACCGACGGCGGGGTCAGTGCGGGTGACGTAGCCACGCTGGCCGAGGACCACGCCGAGTTACTGTCGCGGGTCGGCACGGAGTTGAGCGACGCGGAGGACGTGATCGATCAGCTGTCGCGCAGTGCCACCGATGCCAACGACAGCAGTACGGCGGTCGTCGAGCGTGCCGACGCCGCACGCGAGACTGCCGACGACGCACAGTCCGACATCGAGACGGCCGCCGAGTCGGTCGCCGCCGCTCGCGAGGAGTTGACCACACTCTCGGAGACGGTGGGCCGGATCGAGGAGATCACCCGCGTCATCGGCGACATCGCGGACCAGACGAACATGCTCGCGTTGAACGCGTCCATCGAGGCCGCCCGCGCCGGCGGCGACGCGGGCGACGCGGGCGACGGGTTCGCCGTCGTCGCCGACGAGGTGAAGGAACTGGCCGGCGAGGTCCAAGACCAGGCGGGCGAGATCGAGTCCGTCGTCGCGGAGGTGCAAGCCGCCGTCGACGACACCGCCGCCCACGTCTCGACGGCCGAGGAACACACCAACGGTGCCGCGGCGTCGATCGACGACGCCGTCGCGGAGATCGACGACATCGCGGAGCGAGCGAGCGAGACCTCCGAGAGCGTCGACGACGTGGCCGACGCGACGCAGCGACACGCCGACGACGTGGAGGTACTCGCCGACGACCTGATGGACGCGATCAGTCAGGCCCGCGAACTCCGCGATCGGGTTTGA
- a CDS encoding TetR/AcrR family transcriptional regulator, with the protein MPDGFSDEERERVREALLEAGREQFARYGREKTTIAELTDAAGIADGTFYRFYDSKLALYADVLDREGERLAPELLAPLEVHDDPEPAIAAFLRTVMDEIETNPLIERLLVDTDEMQRLREFHGVEGVAAEREQSLGYLLPYVEAWYEAGRVRGPDPETVANAVRAVTFLTLHRADLGEELYHDTRNLVIDAVARGLVRDATESDGPTGREE; encoded by the coding sequence ATGCCAGACGGATTCAGCGACGAGGAGCGCGAGCGGGTCCGCGAGGCGCTGCTTGAGGCCGGTCGCGAGCAGTTCGCCCGGTACGGTCGCGAGAAGACCACCATCGCGGAGTTGACCGACGCGGCCGGGATCGCGGACGGCACCTTCTACCGCTTCTACGACTCCAAGCTGGCGCTGTACGCCGACGTGCTGGACCGCGAAGGGGAGCGACTGGCCCCGGAGTTGCTCGCCCCGCTGGAGGTACACGACGACCCGGAACCGGCGATCGCGGCGTTCCTCCGCACGGTGATGGACGAGATCGAGACGAACCCACTGATCGAGCGGCTGTTGGTCGACACCGACGAGATGCAGCGGCTGCGCGAGTTCCACGGCGTCGAGGGTGTCGCGGCCGAACGCGAGCAGTCACTCGGGTACCTGCTCCCGTACGTCGAGGCGTGGTACGAAGCCGGTCGCGTCCGGGGGCCGGACCCAGAGACCGTCGCCAACGCCGTCCGCGCGGTGACGTTCCTCACGCTCCACCGCGCGGATCTCGGGGAGGAACTGTACCACGACACGCGGAACCTCGTGATCGACGCCGTCGCTCGCGGACTGGTGCGCGACGCGACGGAGTCCGACGGGCCGACCGGGCGAGAGGAGTGA
- a CDS encoding ABC transporter substrate-binding protein, producing MRVVSLLPSATETVCALGVDPVGVTHECDYPPRVAALPDVVHSRIDTSGTSGEVDDAVQSVQSEGGVYELDRDRLRELDPDVVVTQGICDVCAVDESVVRDTVAELELDAEIVTSHPHTLDDVFDDVERLGAVLGREETATELRAELAERVERVRERVAEADETPTVTVLDWLEPPMVSGHWVPELVEIAGGEFLLAEPGERSGPVEWARLREADPDVLVAAPCGFDVKRTVGELPALADREGFATLSAVREDRVAVLDGNHYVNRPGPRLVETLEYLASVLHPELFSEPPADAVRRDPLPATPVTADD from the coding sequence ATGCGAGTCGTCTCGCTGCTGCCGTCGGCGACGGAGACCGTCTGTGCACTCGGTGTCGACCCGGTCGGCGTCACTCACGAGTGCGACTACCCGCCACGCGTCGCGGCCCTGCCTGACGTGGTCCACTCGCGGATCGACACGAGCGGCACCAGCGGCGAGGTCGACGACGCCGTCCAGTCGGTACAGTCCGAGGGAGGTGTCTACGAGTTGGACCGCGACCGGCTCCGCGAGTTGGACCCGGACGTGGTCGTCACGCAGGGGATCTGTGACGTGTGTGCCGTCGACGAGAGCGTCGTCCGCGACACCGTCGCCGAGTTAGAGTTGGACGCGGAGATCGTCACCAGTCACCCACACACGCTTGACGACGTGTTCGACGACGTGGAGCGGTTGGGTGCGGTGCTGGGTCGCGAGGAGACCGCGACGGAACTGCGCGCGGAGTTGGCCGAGCGCGTGGAACGCGTTCGCGAGCGTGTGGCGGAGGCGGACGAGACGCCGACGGTGACGGTGCTCGACTGGCTCGAGCCGCCGATGGTGAGCGGCCACTGGGTGCCGGAGTTGGTCGAGATCGCCGGCGGCGAGTTCCTGCTCGCGGAGCCGGGCGAGCGGTCCGGCCCCGTCGAGTGGGCGCGACTCCGCGAGGCGGACCCGGACGTGCTCGTCGCCGCGCCGTGTGGGTTCGACGTGAAACGGACGGTCGGGGAGCTCCCCGCGCTCGCCGATCGCGAGGGGTTCGCGACGTTGTCGGCAGTTCGCGAGGACCGCGTGGCGGTACTCGACGGGAACCACTACGTGAACCGACCGGGACCGCGACTCGTCGAGACGCTGGAGTACCTGGCCAGTGTGCTCCACCCGGAGCTGTTCTCGGAGCCACCGGCCGACGCCGTGCGGCGGGACCCGCTCCCGGCGACGCCCGTCACCGCCGACGACTGA